A genomic stretch from Mesoplodon densirostris isolate mMesDen1 chromosome 3, mMesDen1 primary haplotype, whole genome shotgun sequence includes:
- the LOC132485271 gene encoding BET1 homolog, with translation MRRAGLGEGVPPGNYGNYGYPNSGYSACEEENERLTESLRNKVTAIKSLSIEIGHEVKHQNKLLAEMDSQFDSTTGFLGKTMGKLKILSRGSQTKLLCYMMLFSLFVFFVIYWIIKLR, from the coding sequence ATGAGGCGAGCAGGCCTGGGTGAAGGAGTACCTCCTGGCAACTATGGGAACTATGGCTATCCTAATAGTGGGTATAGTGCCtgtgaagaagaaaatgagagactcacggaaagtctgagaaacaaaGTAACTGCTATAAAATCTCTTTCCATTGAAATAGGCCATGAAgttaaacatcaaaataaattattagctGAAATGGATTCACAGTTTGATTCTACAACTGGATTTCTAGGTAaaaccatgggaaaactgaagattTTATCCAGAGGGAGCCAAACAAAGCTGCTGTGCTATATGATGCTGTTttcattgtttgtcttttttgtcatttattgGATTATTAAACTGAGGTGA